In Vigna angularis cultivar LongXiaoDou No.4 chromosome 8, ASM1680809v1, whole genome shotgun sequence, the DNA window CTTCATGAAATTGAATCGTCAACTAGCTAAATTGAATCGTCAACTAGCTAAATTGAATCGTCAACTAGCTACCCTTCGTACTGCACCAACAATTGTGGCAGATAAAGTACAACTTTTAACAAGTTCACTTCTGTACAAATCACTCAAGTTAAGGGTATATGCAATAAGAAACATCcgaatgaataatattttaatttttcccaAGATATTAGCAATTTTCAGGTTCAGGCAAAGTCTCTTGCAAACCTGCAAATGGTTAAATGATGGTGACCATACTGGTGTTATTTGAATATTCAGAAAATAAAGCAAACAAAAAATCTTTTGTGAAGAACACAAAACATTTTACACTAGAATGTTGTGTAACTTCTGCTACTTACTTGAAGATGATAATGCCTCCGTAATCTTTATTTGCAGTTCAGAGTAATCAGTGTCAATCATATTAGAATGATTGGGATCCTTCAGATCAGTTTATACAGAACGAAACAATAATGATCAGTTTCAAAACCGTTACCATAATGCTCAATGGAAAATAAATTGACATGTACCTCTGATTGTATGGTATGTATGAATCTACCATCTCTTCTGATGGAAGTAGTGTTGACCACGTTAAGTCCTTCTTTATGCAGAATGTCCAATAATCTTGACATGGGAAACGCACTTTTCCTGAAGCTATGACTGCAAATAATCTCAAGGCCCCCAGGGAAAGGATGAACAAGAACCAAAGGTGGAAGATGAGTGGCAGAAGAGCTTTCATTCTCAATGCTACTCAAATTATTAGACACCTTCAACAACGCATCCCTCTTTTCTTGCAATTGCTTTACCTTATCTTGAAGGTGGTTGATGTAATTCATAGCCTCATGCACATGATCTGAGGTTGAACGCTTTCCCTGATGATGGTCATCAAGACATGGAATAAAAGCACCCCTAATGACTAGTgtgtttcaaatttcaattactcttaaattccaacaagaaagaagagaaaattaaagaaacaaacagTTTCAAAGACAAGTTGTTGTCCGAAGAAGATGCTTACCTTAATATACTCTAAAGGCAGAAGCGATCTGAGGTTGTTGCAGAGTTTTCCCATCTCTTGCCTTCTTTGTCTTTCAGTTTCCTTATGCATCCACTTCTTGTTTTCATCCATGGCTCAATCTTCTTTCTCATTTGACATGCATCAACATTGCATCAGAGGACCATACAAGATCTGATGATGTTATTAAACAGTTAAATAAGTTTGAGAGAGAATAACGAgcaaattaaaactgaaaagaTGAAACTATTGATGACTGGGAGTGGAGAGGTTCATGATTGTGTATGGTAGCTTTTTGGGGGTGGCGAAGATACCAAAACAAGAAAATCAAGTGTAGGTAGTTGTTAGGGTTTGAGACTACTTTCCATTCTCCTGATATGCTATAGGATTCTGAAATCCTTCACACATAAGATTAGAATCCATCCATATCAGTACTCATATttatgtttcctttttctttggtGGGACACAGTGTTTCCTGTCTTTTTTGAATGTGAATAATCATCACACTATATGTTACTTGCTTTCCTTATTTAAGATTGGAGGTACAAATTTTTGGTAGGTAGGTTAACTTAAGCTTTTTTaccttcaaaatgaaaagggatagatttttttttgtcaaaaaagAGTAGTTGAAACTGATACTATGAGGAAGTTTTAAATCAGATTAAcactctatatatatatatatatatatatatatatatatatatatatatatatatatatatatatatatatgttaatacATATAGCTTTTAACTCTTTTCCCTTTCtctcattataatattattattgttgtgcTTCTGATTAACTGAAGTGACCATAGCTCTTGTTTTTGTTGGTACAGAACAGACAATGATGGGATCGATTTCAGTAGAAAGTAATGCTTAAATCCATAGGATTCATTGTTAACAGGGAGCATTTATTTAGAcatctattaaatattttatccattttttGCTATCACATTATGTTAGCGTATATAATTTACTGCCCATTGATATTTCAGTTAAATATATTCTTATTGCTTAGCTATTTTGAAGTCCATCCACCTTTCAAGTTCgctaaaaaaaaattctctacAACTTAATTAATCtacttgaaaaaataaaaataaaaactggtGCGTGGAATTTTATAATCTAGGGCAGTTGACACTTAAGTGGCTTAAGCCATAATCCTTAGTGAATGCTCTAATTTCTATACCACCTAAATACATGATTGTATATAAAAGAATTGTACCAtggtatattaattttttttagaagatcttctattttttttataagaaaaaaaatattataataaaagtagAGTGCTTGGAGTATTCTAACTCTTTTAACAAGAAACATATACAAACTTAGGagaagattttatattattttggttaagataatgttatttaacataaaaaaaaaacaagaatactagAAAGAGTTATTATGACTTGTATTTagacaatataaaaaaaatagtacagAATTTGAACTCGACATTTTACACCTTTCCTTTTCTTACTTTCTACTTCTTTGTCATAACTTTTGACATGATGGCTCtttctttaaaaattgtttattatatatttggaatggtataatttttattgataattccTTTAATTGTAGGATTTTCTGAGACATgtgtatataaaaattagataaaaaaagcacaaattaaaatatttatatacaaataacACCAAGGATATATTCAGTATTTAAACAGTTCCAGCCTACTATTATTGGAAGGAAgtatgagagagagagagagaaaatagtGGGAAAAGGTATAGATTTTAagttgtttgaattaaaaaaaagtttgagtTCTCTTTGTTTTGGAGAATGAGAGTGTCTCCAAGACATTTAGTGGAAAAAGAATGATGttatgtttctttattttatagttaGAAAGGTTGAAATTTTGTAGAGTTGCTAAAAAGTTTGTGTGGTGGGGAAGGAACATTGAAATGACAAAACTCAATTTGCAGATGACccataatgaatcttttgaGAAGCAAATTAATGGgcagaatataaatattattaaatcacTTATAGATTAATAGTTAATTTTAGAAAGATTAGGggaaaaatgtaaatttgaCCTAGTTGGTGGAAGTAGTTGAATGGTTCAATTGTATTGTGGAAGAAATACCATTCAAGTATGTCTTGGAATTTTGATGAGTGCACATGCAAATCATGGAGACCAAATGATGGAAACTTTAATCTAGATTGAATTCGTAAGATAATACACATCATTTGGTGGAACAATATAGTTTTCTTCAATGTTCTTATTCCATCATACCATTATTTGCCATCGGAATACAAAGATTTTGACCTTAATTATAGAAATGAGTTTGTTGTTTTTGTGATGTAGAGAACAGTGGCAAGACAGAGAAGCTATCATGGGTTAGACAGGTGTTtgatttaaaaagaaacaataattctatttttaattagttttagaCAATAACTAAAATGGTATAAATCTCTAGGTTTACACATATAATTGTAACACTTATATTTATGTAAACAATTTCATCTCAATTAACAATACACGATAAGCACATTTTATCATGTAAACAATTTCATCTCAATTAACAATACACGATAAGCACATTTTATCATTAACAGCTTTACATGATGAGTTGAAAAGGATGAATACAATAAGCATAAGAAActgaaaagaacaaaaaaaccttaaacaaatgaaaagaaatacaaaactTAAGAAATAAGTACtttaagttaggcttaaaatccacttctaacatggtattagagtcatggttagagtctatcctagcgaaaaagtgcaaacctcaccctacaagccggttttgtgaggttgagttaggcctaaagtccacttctaacatggtgtCAGAGCCAttgttagagcctatcctagcgaaaaagtacaaacctcaccctacaagccagTTTTCtaggattgagttagacttaaagttcacttctaacattttatatatgtatttctTTGTTAACACATTCAAAAGTTTCTATCAACCTCAGGTCACATTTAATCTTATGTCATTGTTTTAGAAGTGCAATATTTCTGATATTGTTTTTCACAACCCATTCTAACAGCGGTTTTAGACTCAGTGTAGTGTAAAAAACGTGTGacaattttgtataaatatacAACTTTTGAAAGACGgttaattgaaataaaagtaaaaaaaaattataaacaatgaCAATTACTAATACTGATGGAAATCTACTGCGCATatgtgtataatttttttagcaaaaaattattaaattataaaataaaaaaataatttttttaatatatatatataatctactaataaaaatttgaaatgtaaaaatttgaaaaccaaCAATAATTTTTTGCAAAACCATTATCATTTTCCTTAGGCTTTGTTCACATGAAtaaatttgggggagagtgattgagtgaatttgaaaggatttaaagataaacttttttattgtttatttgagtgaatttggagataagtgagagtgaatttggaaatacatttttttaatctgtcacatcaatcaaatcttacactaattctcacaaacgttgtttccaaattcactctcactcacctccaaattcactcaaataaacaacaaaaagatttatcttcaaatcctctcaaatccactcaattacttttcccaaatccattcaagtgaacaaagagttaaagtttattttaaaagagtTATGATAGTTGGATCCATCTGTCGTAACACGTTAGGATGGATCAAATTATCATTGAATGACATAACTTACAATGGCACAGTTCTTAACAATAAGTGTAGAATTAGTTTTGAAATCCTTCTAATCATTATTAGAGGCTCTAATACAACAGTGGTGTGTTCtgattgtttaaaaaaaagttgttgtatttataatttctttgtaACTGTTTTGTCGAATATTTTACCTTATAAAGCATTTTTCGAattatgtgtatgtgtgtaaaTTGTTGAGATTGAGCACTTATTAAATTGTGTAAGATCCagatcaaatattttataaatacatatatgttTCATAATTCTAATATTGTTTGAAATGTTATCTATgcataaattttcttatttgtaaTTTAAGATGAAAAGGATCATATATACAAGATTTTATAACGTTCAAAGTAAAAACGATAAAAAGAGAGAATGTACTCATATTCTTGATTACcatgttaaatttttatgtaaaatactTCTTTCAATTCTTAGTAATTTACTTTTCTTACTGTTTACTTCATAATTGCATTTGAATTTCTTACCTAACCTATAttcctttttaataatttccATATTGAActttgtttataatttaaattgtcattaattacaagttttatAATTTACCATTTAAATGTACCTTCAATGACCTTTTGGTTAAGaacagttttaaatttaaattatttgaacattttaaattgtattttaattaaatatgttctaaaagaataattttaaaaatattttaattttagtcaaTTTGTGTTGTTgatgtgtttttctttaatatttaaaattgacttaatatgttcaaattaaaaatcatttgaataaaataattctaaaaagtAACCTTCTTTATTTGACTtgaactattttataatttttcatcgAAAATAACAATGTGGTTGATGTAGTTTGAATTTAAAGTTGTGTAAACTGTTTAAATTCCAACGTTCATAAACTAGTAAATCACAATGAAGAGAGCAAATAATATTTGCCATAAttcattagaaaaataaaatttttcaaGTACATTTTCTTGTCTTGGATCAATCTTGAAGTTTCATGGTTAGATATGATTCAATAATGGCTTGTGTGAACAGCTAGCTGAAAATGACTATATTATATTCTTATGCAAAACGTGGGTTTTCTTTCACTGTTGCCTTAACGGCtgcaaatataataaaagatatatattgtCAAATGCCATTGCTGTAAAGCATTGTCAAATGCCATTGCTGTAAAGCATCTTTGGGTGAAAGAGACAATATTACAGAGAATTATTGATACCAGGAAGTCATAATCATTCatttccacttttttttttttactgaattCGTGTGTTTTATGTCTactaaacattaatattttacaattatGAGAATATCATTACACAACCATTTTCaagtcactaaaagacaaactcTTCAATGGTCCCATTTTTGTCTTCACAAATTTGGGAACTggaattaaaatttacttatagTAAGCTTCAAAGGACGTTGAACACTGTTAAAGGGGACACCAATAATTCCTCCCTTACTTTTTAAAAGCCACTTTTCTTAATTTATCTATCcctatatttaaagtatttttttttcttcaaaatttagaatttatactttaattatactttaataaatcaaaaaataaaatacttttagtgcatatttatttctacaatctattaaaataaaattcgaattataattataaaattacacgttgatatatatttttatcttaagttacataattattcataatattaaatatatgtacttgattatttaaaaaagaggAAGGATTTTATGTTTATACCATTATTTTCTCACTATGGGTTGATAACGGCAATATTTGTGTCCCTCTAAATGTTACCCTTCACATTCTCATTTTGGTTCGTAAAACAAGATTGAGAGAAGTCAGAATAAATATCacataaataaacttaataatttacaTTACATAATATTTGTGTACACCTATATTCGGATGaggatcatttatatttttggcAAATGCactaacataattttttaaatgatattatatatttcgattttcaagaaaacaaatcatataaaaatatttggttAAACCCCTTTCTAGGTCCCTA includes these proteins:
- the LOC108345308 gene encoding transcription factor bHLH120 isoform X3, which produces MNYINHLQDKVKQLQEKRDALLKVSNNLSSIENESSSATHLPPLVLVHPFPGGLEIICSHSFRKSAFPMSRLLDILHKEGLNVVNTTSIRRDGRFIHTIQSEDPNHSNMIDTDYSELQIKITEALSSSIISMVQPISPAGQRQWLIKWNHDFKDVTKMLMI
- the LOC108345308 gene encoding transcription factor bHLH36 isoform X1, with the translated sequence MDENKKWMHKETERQRRQEMGKLCNNLRSLLPLEYIKGKRSTSDHVHEAMNYINHLQDKVKQLQEKRDALLKVSNNLSSIENESSSATHLPPLVLVHPFPGGLEIICSHSFRKSAFPMSRLLDILHKEGLNVVNTTSIRRDGRFIHTIQSEDPNHSNMIDTDYSELQIKITEALSSSIISMVQPISPAGQRQWLIKWNHDFKDVTKMLMI
- the LOC108345308 gene encoding transcription factor bHLH36 isoform X2, whose translation is MDENKKWMHKETERQRRQEMGKLCNNLRSLLPLEYIKGKRSTSDHVHEAMNYINHLQDKVKQLQEKRDALLKVSNNLSSIENESSSATHLPPLVLVHPFPGGLEIICSHSFRKSAFPMSRLLDILHKEGLNVVNTTSIRRDGRFIHTIQSEDPNHSNMIDTDYSELQIKITEALSSSSLQETLPEPENC